The Thermus brockianus genome window below encodes:
- a CDS encoding universal stress protein, protein MYRSLLLPTDGSPAAEAGVKEGLRLAKALGARVAFLYVLEPVGPRLFLGPETLPYYQALVEDMRKEGMAALDRATRMAEELGVGFEAHLLEGRAAEVILKEAGKHDLLVMATHGRTGLDAVLLGSVTQEVVRRSSKPVLVVPYRTSGSEAASR, encoded by the coding sequence ATGTACCGAAGCCTTCTTCTTCCCACAGATGGAAGCCCGGCCGCCGAAGCTGGGGTAAAGGAGGGGCTCCGCCTGGCCAAGGCCCTGGGGGCCCGGGTGGCCTTTCTCTACGTGCTGGAGCCCGTAGGGCCCAGGCTTTTCCTGGGCCCGGAAACCCTTCCCTACTACCAGGCCCTGGTGGAGGACATGCGGAAAGAGGGCATGGCCGCCTTGGACCGGGCCACCCGCATGGCGGAGGAGCTCGGGGTGGGATTTGAGGCCCATCTCCTCGAGGGGCGGGCGGCGGAGGTCATCCTTAAGGAGGCGGGAAAGCACGATCTTTTGGTGATGGCCACCCACGGACGGACGGGGTTGGATGCCGTGCTTTTGGGTAGCGTGACCCAGGAGGTGGTCCGCAGAAGCTCCAAACCGGTCCTGGTAGTCCCCTACCGCACCAGCGGAAGCGAAGCCGCAAGCAGGTAA
- a CDS encoding cupredoxin domain-containing protein, producing MVDEHKAHKAILAYEKGWLAFSLAMLIVFIALIAYTLATHTAGAIPAGKLERVNPATVRTEGPWADPTQAVVQTGPNQYTVYVLAFAYGYQPNPIEVPKGAEIIFKITSPEVIHGFHVEGTNINVEVLPGEVSTVRYTFKEAGEYRIICNQYCGIGHQNMFGKIVVKE from the coding sequence ATGGTGGACGAACACAAGGCGCACAAGGCCATCCTGGCCTACGAGAAGGGTTGGCTTGCCTTCTCGCTAGCCATGCTCATCGTCTTCATCGCCCTCATCGCCTACACCTTGGCCACCCATACCGCCGGGGCGATTCCTGCGGGCAAGCTGGAGCGGGTCAACCCCGCCACCGTGCGCACGGAAGGCCCCTGGGCTGACCCCACCCAGGCGGTGGTCCAAACCGGCCCGAACCAGTACACGGTCTACGTCCTGGCCTTCGCCTACGGCTACCAGCCCAACCCCATTGAAGTGCCCAAGGGGGCCGAAATCATCTTCAAGATCACGAGCCCCGAGGTAATCCACGGCTTCCACGTGGAGGGCACCAACATCAACGTGGAGGTGCTTCCCGGCGAGGTGTCCACCGTGCGCTACACCTTCAAGGAGGCTGGGGAGTACCGCATCATCTGCAACCAGTACTGCGGCATCGGCCACCAGAACATGTTCGGCAAGATCGTGGTGAAGGAGTGA
- a CDS encoding roadblock/LC7 domain-containing protein: MVEPSLVLYGGPYERAMDVLEETLRETGARYALFIDRKGFVLAHKEALWAPKPPPLDSLATLVAGNAAATQALAKLLGEARFQEVVHQGERMGLYVDEAGEHALLVLVFDENAPLGKVKLYGKRAAEALARLAEEAMANPPKLNLDTQYREEAKALLDELFGN, from the coding sequence ATGGTGGAACCCTCCTTAGTCCTCTACGGAGGCCCCTACGAGCGGGCCATGGACGTCCTGGAGGAAACCCTTCGGGAAACCGGGGCCCGGTACGCCCTCTTCATAGACCGCAAGGGCTTCGTCCTGGCCCACAAGGAGGCCCTATGGGCTCCCAAGCCCCCGCCCTTGGACTCCCTCGCCACCCTGGTGGCGGGAAACGCCGCCGCCACCCAGGCGCTGGCCAAGCTTTTGGGTGAGGCCCGCTTCCAGGAGGTCGTTCACCAGGGCGAACGCATGGGCCTCTACGTGGACGAGGCCGGGGAGCACGCCCTTTTGGTCCTCGTCTTTGACGAGAACGCTCCCTTGGGCAAGGTGAAGCTCTACGGGAAGCGGGCGGCGGAGGCCTTGGCCCGCCTGGCCGAGGAGGCCATGGCCAACCCGCCCAAGCTCAACCTGGACACCCAGTACCGCGAGGAGGCCAAGGCCCTCTTGGACGAGCTCTTTGGCAACTAG
- a CDS encoding b(o/a)3-type cytochrome-c oxidase subunit 1 has protein sequence MAVRTGEISRIYEAYPEKKATLYFLVLGFLAVIVGSLFGPFQALNYGNVDAYPLLKRLLPFVQSYYQGLTLHGVLNAIVFTQLFAQAIMVYLPARELNMRPNMGLMWLSWWMAFLGLVVAALPLLANEATVLYTFYPPLKGHWAFYLGASVFVLSTWVSIYIVWDLWRRWKAQNPGKVTPLVTYMAVVFWLMWLIASIGLVLEAVLFLLPWSFGLIQGVDPLVARTLFWWTGHPIVYFWLLPAYAIIYAILPKQAGGKLVSDPMARLAFLLFLLLSTPVGFHHQFADPGIDPTWKMIHSILTLFVAVPSLMTAFTIAASLEFAGRMRGGKGLFGWIKALPWDNPAFVAPVLGLIGFIPGGAGGIVNASFTLDYVVHNTAWIPGHFHLQVANLVTLTAMGSLWWLIPNLTGKPISDGQKRLGLAVVWLWFIGMMVMALGLHWAGLLNVPRRAYIAQVPDAYPQAALPMVFNILAGVILLLALILFIYGLFSVLLGRERRPELAETPVPFAEVISGPEDRRLVQAMDRIGFWFAVAVILVVLAYGPTLVQLFSNLNPVPGVRLW, from the coding sequence ATGGCGGTGCGTACGGGAGAGATTAGCCGCATCTACGAGGCCTATCCGGAAAAGAAGGCCACCCTCTACTTCCTCGTCCTGGGCTTCCTCGCCGTCATCGTGGGAAGCCTCTTTGGCCCCTTCCAGGCCCTGAACTACGGGAACGTGGACGCCTACCCCCTCCTTAAGCGCCTTCTCCCCTTCGTCCAGTCCTACTACCAGGGCCTCACCCTGCACGGGGTCCTAAACGCCATCGTCTTCACCCAGCTCTTCGCCCAGGCCATCATGGTCTATCTGCCGGCGCGGGAGCTGAACATGAGGCCCAACATGGGCCTCATGTGGCTTTCCTGGTGGATGGCCTTCCTCGGACTCGTGGTGGCCGCCCTTCCCCTTCTCGCCAACGAGGCCACGGTCCTCTACACCTTCTACCCGCCCCTCAAGGGCCACTGGGCCTTCTACCTGGGGGCCAGCGTTTTCGTCCTTTCCACCTGGGTGAGCATCTACATCGTTTGGGACCTTTGGCGCCGTTGGAAGGCGCAAAACCCGGGGAAGGTGACCCCCTTGGTCACCTACATGGCCGTGGTCTTCTGGCTCATGTGGTTGATCGCCTCCATCGGCTTGGTCCTCGAGGCCGTCCTGTTCCTCCTACCCTGGTCCTTTGGCCTCATCCAGGGGGTTGACCCCTTGGTGGCCCGCACCCTCTTCTGGTGGACGGGCCACCCCATCGTTTACTTCTGGCTCCTGCCCGCCTACGCCATCATCTACGCCATCCTCCCCAAGCAGGCGGGCGGGAAGCTGGTGTCCGACCCCATGGCCCGGCTCGCCTTCCTCCTCTTCCTCCTCCTCTCCACCCCTGTGGGGTTCCACCACCAGTTCGCCGACCCCGGGATTGACCCCACCTGGAAGATGATCCACTCCATCCTCACCCTCTTCGTGGCGGTGCCGAGCCTCATGACCGCCTTCACCATCGCCGCAAGCCTGGAGTTCGCCGGGAGGATGCGGGGCGGAAAAGGGCTTTTCGGCTGGATCAAGGCCCTTCCCTGGGACAACCCGGCCTTCGTGGCCCCCGTGCTTGGGCTTATCGGCTTCATCCCCGGCGGGGCGGGCGGCATCGTGAACGCCAGCTTCACCCTGGACTACGTGGTGCACAACACCGCCTGGATTCCCGGCCACTTCCACCTCCAGGTGGCGAACCTCGTCACCCTCACCGCCATGGGCTCCCTGTGGTGGCTCATCCCCAACCTCACCGGCAAGCCCATCTCCGATGGGCAAAAGCGCCTCGGCCTGGCGGTGGTGTGGCTTTGGTTCATCGGCATGATGGTCATGGCGCTGGGCCTCCACTGGGCTGGGCTTCTCAACGTGCCCCGGCGGGCCTACATCGCCCAGGTGCCGGACGCCTACCCCCAAGCCGCCCTTCCCATGGTCTTCAACATCCTGGCGGGCGTCATCCTGCTTTTGGCGCTCATCCTCTTCATCTACGGCCTTTTCAGCGTCCTCTTGGGGCGCGAAAGGCGGCCAGAGCTCGCCGAGACCCCGGTACCCTTCGCTGAGGTGATCTCCGGCCCCGAGGACCGGCGGCTCGTCCAGGCCATGGACCGCATCGGCTTCTGGTTCGCCGTGGCGGTGATCCTGGTGGTGTTGGCTTACGGGCCCACCCTGGTGCAGCTTTTCAGCAACCTGAACCCGGTACCGGGCGTGCGGCTTTGGTGA
- the rpsO gene encoding 30S ribosomal protein S15, giving the protein MPITKEEKQKVIEEFARFPGDTGSTEVQVALLTLRINKLSEHLKVHKHDHHSHRGLLMLVGQRRRLLRYLEREDPERYRALVEKLGLRK; this is encoded by the coding sequence ATGCCCATCACCAAGGAAGAAAAGCAGAAGGTTATTGAGGAGTTCGCCCGTTTCCCCGGGGACACGGGGAGCACCGAGGTGCAGGTGGCCCTCCTCACCCTGCGCATCAACAAGCTCTCCGAGCACCTCAAGGTGCACAAGCACGACCACCACTCCCACCGGGGCCTCCTCATGCTGGTGGGGCAACGCCGGAGGCTTCTCCGCTACCTGGAGCGGGAAGACCCCGAGCGCTATCGGGCGCTGGTTGAGAAACTAGGCTTGAGGAAGTAA
- a CDS encoding CBS domain-containing protein has product MKAKDAMTSPVVSVLPDTSLAEVAQLMLGKGIGSVLVVDKEGRLVGIVTESDFLKERGVPFSTFRAPMLLGRFLGSDGLEAVLAEAKSTRIEEIMSSPVHAVGPEEPLSRVLELMLAYDINHVPVVDGEGKPLGIITRFDLLRLLQSQL; this is encoded by the coding sequence ATGAAGGCCAAGGACGCCATGACCAGCCCAGTGGTGAGTGTGCTTCCGGATACCTCCCTGGCGGAGGTGGCCCAGCTGATGTTGGGGAAAGGAATCGGGAGCGTGCTGGTGGTGGACAAAGAGGGCCGCTTGGTGGGCATTGTGACGGAAAGCGATTTCCTTAAGGAACGGGGCGTGCCCTTTTCCACCTTTCGGGCCCCCATGCTTCTGGGTCGCTTCCTGGGTTCTGACGGCCTGGAAGCAGTTTTGGCGGAGGCCAAGAGTACCCGGATAGAGGAGATCATGAGCAGCCCGGTGCACGCCGTGGGGCCGGAGGAACCGCTTTCCCGCGTCTTGGAGCTCATGCTGGCCTACGACATCAACCACGTTCCCGTGGTGGATGGGGAGGGTAAGCCTCTGGGGATCATCACCCGGTTTGACCTGCTCCGCCTGCTTCAGTCCCAGCTATGA
- a CDS encoding sodium:calcium antiporter — translation MTWLAFLAVALVILLAGRQVAFYGDVLSEKTGLGRTFMGLFLVGITTSLPELFNVTSAALQGLPDIAVGNLLGASMVNFLLLTVLDAVHPRPLTVRASQGHALSLGLVVLLLAVAGLGLLAERGLGRVGWFALGLFPLYLLALWLSFRYARRFPHDEVLEEEAYAQIPLRSALGRYLLGAGVLVGAAVLLPDLAEALARETGLGQAWVGTFLVGLVTTLPEATVTLAAARLGAVDLALGNVVGSVMFNSFLLSYADVLAPGPLLIQVGGSHLLSVLVLLGMAGTVLTGLMYQSLRKLWVLAYDSWAIVALYLLAASLPLVR, via the coding sequence ATGACCTGGCTGGCCTTCTTGGCGGTGGCCTTGGTCATCCTCCTGGCTGGGCGGCAGGTGGCCTTTTACGGGGATGTGCTATCGGAAAAGACCGGCCTCGGCCGCACCTTTATGGGGCTTTTCCTGGTGGGTATCACCACCAGCCTCCCCGAACTCTTCAACGTCACCAGCGCTGCCCTTCAGGGCCTCCCCGATATCGCCGTGGGGAACCTCCTTGGGGCCAGCATGGTCAACTTTCTTCTGCTCACGGTGCTGGATGCCGTCCATCCCCGTCCCCTCACCGTCCGGGCCAGCCAGGGGCACGCCTTGAGCCTGGGACTCGTGGTCCTCCTGTTGGCGGTGGCAGGGCTTGGCCTTTTGGCAGAGCGGGGTCTGGGGCGAGTCGGATGGTTTGCCCTGGGGCTTTTTCCCCTGTACCTTTTGGCCCTGTGGCTTTCCTTTCGCTACGCCAGGCGTTTCCCCCACGATGAGGTCCTCGAGGAGGAGGCCTACGCCCAAATTCCTTTGAGAAGTGCCTTGGGGCGCTACCTCCTGGGGGCTGGGGTTTTGGTGGGGGCGGCGGTCTTGCTTCCGGATTTGGCCGAGGCCCTAGCCCGGGAAACCGGGCTGGGCCAGGCCTGGGTGGGCACCTTCTTGGTGGGGTTGGTCACCACCTTGCCTGAGGCCACGGTGACCCTGGCGGCTGCCCGCCTGGGGGCGGTGGACTTGGCCCTGGGCAACGTGGTGGGGAGCGTGATGTTTAACAGCTTTCTGCTCTCCTACGCGGATGTCCTGGCGCCTGGCCCGCTGCTGATCCAGGTGGGGGGAAGCCATCTGCTGAGCGTCCTGGTGCTTTTGGGTATGGCAGGGACGGTGCTCACCGGGCTCATGTACCAGAGCCTGAGAAAGCTATGGGTCCTGGCCTACGATTCCTGGGCCATCGTGGCCCTTTACCTGCTTGCGGCTTCGCTTCCGCTGGTGCGGTAG
- a CDS encoding MFS transporter, translating to MRLPPLVYLLGLVSFLMDVASEMVYPLLPLFLTGLGAGVSTLGLVEGVAEATASLFKVVGGRISDRLGRRKPLLLLGYGLPALLRPLLALAQSPFHVLLYRFLDRTGKGLRTAPRDALLAEGVPQGALGRAYGLHRGLDTLGATLGPLLAYLLLPHVGVRGVFWASAVPAGLAFLALFLVREPASRPPSSHLPPLRLGAMPPAYRRFLLLSGLFALALSSNAFLLLRLKDLGLSQEAVALAYTAYNLLYALLSYPLGSLADRVGLRRVVALGFFLYALVYLGFAWAESAPWGVAFLLLYALYSAAFEGSSRAYLATLVGAEAKASAIGLYHTVVGVLLLPASLLFGLLWQAFGAEVAFGVGAGLALLALFLFLLDGKAKGAYPG from the coding sequence ATGAGGCTTCCCCCCTTGGTCTACCTCCTGGGGCTCGTCAGCTTCCTCATGGACGTGGCGAGCGAGATGGTCTACCCCCTCCTGCCCCTTTTTCTCACGGGCCTGGGTGCGGGGGTGAGCACCTTGGGCCTGGTGGAGGGGGTAGCCGAGGCCACGGCGAGCCTTTTCAAGGTGGTGGGGGGAAGGATCTCCGACCGTTTGGGCCGGCGCAAGCCCCTTCTCCTTTTGGGCTATGGCCTTCCCGCCCTCTTAAGGCCCCTCCTCGCCCTGGCCCAAAGCCCCTTTCACGTCCTCCTCTACCGCTTTTTGGACCGCACAGGTAAGGGGCTTCGCACGGCACCCCGGGACGCCCTCTTGGCGGAGGGCGTGCCCCAAGGGGCCTTGGGCCGGGCCTACGGCCTCCACCGGGGCCTGGACACCTTGGGGGCCACCCTAGGGCCCCTTTTGGCCTACCTCCTCCTCCCCCACGTGGGGGTGCGGGGGGTGTTCTGGGCCTCTGCCGTGCCCGCGGGCCTGGCCTTCTTGGCCTTGTTCCTGGTGCGGGAACCCGCCTCGAGGCCCCCCTCCTCCCACCTCCCCCCCCTCCGCCTTGGGGCCATGCCCCCCGCCTACCGCCGCTTCCTCCTCCTTTCGGGCCTCTTCGCCTTGGCCCTGTCCTCCAACGCCTTCCTCCTCCTCCGCCTGAAGGACCTCGGGCTTTCCCAAGAGGCAGTGGCCCTGGCCTATACCGCCTACAACCTCCTCTATGCCCTCCTTTCCTACCCCTTGGGGAGCCTGGCGGACCGGGTGGGCCTCAGGCGGGTGGTGGCCTTGGGGTTTTTCCTCTACGCCCTGGTCTACCTGGGCTTCGCCTGGGCGGAAAGCGCCCCTTGGGGCGTGGCCTTTTTGCTCCTGTATGCCCTCTACTCCGCCGCCTTTGAGGGGAGTAGCCGGGCCTACCTCGCCACCTTGGTCGGAGCGGAGGCCAAGGCCAGCGCCATTGGCCTCTACCACACCGTGGTGGGGGTGCTCCTTCTCCCCGCAAGCCTCCTTTTTGGGCTCTTATGGCAGGCTTTCGGCGCCGAGGTGGCCTTCGGGGTGGGGGCGGGCCTCGCCCTCCTCGCCCTTTTCCTCTTTCTCCTTGACGGAAAGGCCAAAGGGGCCTATCCTGGTTGA
- a CDS encoding cytochrome c oxidase subunit 2A, protein MEEKPVGAIGVIVVLTLTILVFWLGVYALFFARG, encoded by the coding sequence ATGGAGGAAAAACCGGTTGGCGCCATAGGAGTAATTGTAGTTCTCACCCTCACCATCTTGGTCTTCTGGCTGGGGGTATACGCTCTTTTCTTCGCTAGGGGGTAA
- a CDS encoding GTP-binding protein, with amino-acid sequence MSTINFANREINFKIVYYGPGLSGKTTNLKWIYGKIPEGRKGEMVSLATEDERTLFFDFLPLDLGEVKGFKTRFHLYTVPGQVFYNASRKLILRGVDGIVFVADSAPNRLRANAESMRNMRENLAEYGLKVEDLPVVLQINKRDLPDALPVEMVRAVVDPEGRFPVFEAVATEGKGVFETLKEVSRLVLARVGSGA; translated from the coding sequence ATGAGCACCATCAACTTCGCCAACCGCGAGATCAACTTCAAGATCGTCTACTATGGCCCGGGCCTCTCGGGCAAGACCACCAACCTCAAGTGGATCTACGGCAAAATCCCCGAGGGGCGGAAGGGGGAGATGGTTTCCCTAGCCACTGAGGACGAGCGGACCCTTTTCTTTGACTTCCTCCCCCTGGACCTAGGGGAGGTGAAGGGCTTTAAGACCCGCTTCCACCTCTACACGGTGCCCGGGCAGGTCTTCTACAACGCCAGCCGCAAGCTCATCCTTCGGGGCGTGGACGGGATCGTCTTCGTGGCCGACTCCGCCCCAAACCGCCTTCGGGCCAACGCCGAAAGCATGCGCAACATGCGGGAAAACCTGGCGGAGTACGGCCTTAAGGTGGAGGACCTTCCCGTGGTCCTCCAGATCAACAAGCGCGACCTCCCCGACGCCCTCCCCGTGGAAATGGTCCGGGCGGTGGTGGACCCGGAAGGGCGCTTCCCCGTGTTTGAGGCGGTGGCCACGGAGGGCAAGGGGGTTTTTGAAACCCTCAAGGAAGTGAGCCGCCTGGTCCTGGCCCGGGTGGGAAGCGGGGCGTAA
- a CDS encoding ribonuclease J, producing METQERKPRRRRKKRPQEAPVALTGGAQDAVEIVPLGGMGEIGKNITAFRFRDEIFVLDGGLAFPDEGMPGVDLLIPRVDYLVENRHRIKAWVLTHGHEDHIGGLPFILPMVFGKESPVPIYGARLTLGLLKGKLEEFGLRPGAFNLKEVSPDDRIQVGRYFTLDLFRMTHSIPDNSGVVIRTPIGTIVHTGDFKLDATPIDGKLSHLAKVAQAGAEGVLLLIADSTNAERPGYTPSEMEIAKELDRVIGRAPGRVFVTTFASHIHRIQAVIWAAEKYGRKVAMEGRSMVRFSRIAMELGYLKVKDRLYTLEEVKDLPDHQVLILATGSQGQPMSVLHRLAFEGHAKMAIKPGDTVILSSSPIPGNEEAVNRVINRLYALGAYVLYPPTYKVHASGHASQEELKLILNLTTPRFFLPWHGEVRHQTNFKWLAESMSRPPEKTLIGENGAIYRLTRDTFEKVGQVPSGVLYVDGLGVGDITEEILADRQHMAEEGIVVITALASQDPVVEVVSRGFVKAGERLLGEVKRMALEALQNGVREKKTLERIRDDIYFPVKKFLKKATGRDPMILPVVIEG from the coding sequence ATGGAAACACAAGAGCGCAAGCCCAGGAGAAGGCGCAAGAAACGCCCGCAAGAGGCCCCGGTGGCCCTAACGGGGGGCGCCCAGGACGCCGTGGAAATCGTCCCCCTAGGGGGGATGGGGGAGATCGGCAAGAACATCACCGCCTTTCGCTTCCGCGACGAGATCTTTGTCCTAGACGGGGGGCTGGCCTTTCCCGACGAGGGGATGCCCGGGGTGGACCTCCTCATCCCCCGGGTGGACTACCTGGTGGAAAACCGCCACCGCATCAAGGCCTGGGTCCTCACCCACGGCCACGAGGACCACATCGGGGGCCTCCCCTTCATCCTGCCCATGGTCTTCGGCAAGGAAAGCCCCGTGCCCATCTACGGGGCCAGGCTCACCCTGGGGCTACTAAAGGGCAAACTGGAAGAGTTTGGCCTGAGGCCCGGCGCCTTCAACCTGAAGGAGGTCTCCCCCGATGACCGCATCCAGGTGGGGCGGTATTTCACCCTGGACCTCTTCCGCATGACCCACTCCATCCCCGACAACTCCGGGGTGGTGATCCGCACCCCCATCGGCACCATCGTGCACACCGGGGACTTCAAGCTGGACGCCACCCCCATAGACGGTAAACTCTCCCACCTGGCCAAGGTGGCCCAGGCGGGGGCGGAAGGGGTCTTGCTCCTCATCGCCGACTCCACCAACGCCGAGCGCCCCGGTTACACCCCGAGCGAGATGGAGATCGCCAAGGAGCTGGACCGGGTCATCGGCCGGGCCCCGGGCAGGGTCTTCGTCACCACCTTCGCCAGCCACATCCATCGCATCCAGGCGGTGATCTGGGCGGCGGAGAAGTACGGGCGCAAGGTGGCCATGGAGGGGCGGAGCATGGTGCGGTTCAGCCGCATCGCCATGGAGCTGGGCTACCTCAAGGTGAAGGACCGCCTCTACACCCTCGAGGAGGTCAAGGACCTCCCCGACCACCAGGTGCTGATCCTGGCCACGGGAAGCCAGGGGCAGCCCATGTCCGTCCTCCACCGCCTGGCCTTTGAAGGCCACGCCAAGATGGCCATCAAGCCCGGGGACACGGTGATCCTCTCCAGTAGCCCCATCCCCGGCAACGAGGAGGCGGTGAACCGGGTCATCAACCGGCTCTACGCCCTGGGGGCTTACGTCCTCTACCCCCCTACCTACAAGGTTCACGCCTCGGGGCACGCCTCCCAGGAGGAGCTGAAGCTGATCCTGAACCTCACCACCCCCCGTTTCTTCCTCCCTTGGCACGGGGAGGTGCGCCACCAGACCAACTTCAAGTGGCTGGCGGAGTCCATGAGCCGTCCCCCGGAGAAAACCCTCATCGGGGAGAACGGGGCCATTTACCGCTTAACCCGGGACACCTTTGAGAAGGTGGGCCAGGTGCCCTCCGGGGTCCTCTATGTGGACGGCCTGGGGGTTGGGGACATCACCGAGGAGATCCTGGCCGACCGCCAGCACATGGCCGAGGAGGGAATCGTGGTCATCACCGCCTTAGCGAGCCAGGACCCGGTGGTGGAGGTGGTGTCCCGGGGGTTTGTCAAGGCCGGGGAGCGGCTCTTGGGCGAGGTGAAGCGCATGGCCCTCGAGGCCCTGCAAAACGGGGTGCGGGAGAAGAAGACCCTGGAACGCATCCGGGACGACATCTACTTCCCGGTGAAAAAGTTCCTGAAGAAGGCCACGGGCCGGGATCCCATGATCCTTCCCGTGGTCATCGAGGGGTGA